GTATCGAGAAAGGAGACTTCGTCACGGTCATGGGGCCTTCTGGATCGGGCAAGAGCACCCTGCTGCAGATCATCGGGCTGCTCGATCGGCCCACCAGCGGCCACGTGAGCTTCGAGGGCGAAGTCGTCGATCAACTCGACGACGAGCGACGCGCACGGCTTCGGCTTCTGGCCATCGGCTTCGTGTTCCAGCGTTTCCACTTGCTGGCCAATATGACGGCCCTCGAGAACGTCGCGCTCCCCATTGAGGCGGCCGGTGTGCCGGCGGATGCGCGCTACGACCGCGCCGCGGCTCTTCTCGACGAGGTTGGGCTGACGGACCGCGCATACTTCTTCCCATCGCAGTTATCGGGCGGCCAGCGTCAGCGCGTCGCCGTCGCACGCGCCCTCGCCAATGACCCACAGCTCATCCTGGCCGACGAGCCCACGGGCGAGCTTCACAGCGAGGACAAGGCGACGATCGTGCGGCTCTTTGTTCGCCTTCACGAGAGCGGACGGACCATCGTGGTGGTGACCCACGATCGCGAAGTGGCGGGGGCCGCGCACCGGCACATCGAGATCCGCGATGGCCGTCTCAGGGAGGAGCCGCCATGACGGAACGACGAGGCCCTGCGAGCCCCTCGCATCGCGTGGACACGGAGGCAGCCCCATCGGTGAACGGCGCGCGACCGGGACGTGCGTTGCCGCCGAGGCCCGGTCGGACCGGAGTGAGCCAGGCGACGCGAATGCGCGCGGCCATCCTCGGCATGGTCCTGGTTGTGGCACTGGCGGGGACGGTCTGGCTGGTCATGGCGCCCGGCTCCGCTCCACCAGCAGCCCCCACGCCGGCTGCCCAGGCACTCACGGCCCATGGGTTGGTCCAGCCGATCGCGCGCGCAACAATCGGGTCCATCAACGGCGGGGTTGTTGAGCAGCTTCCTGTCGCGGTCGGTCAGACCGTGGAAGACAAGCAGCTCGTGGCTCGTCTCAACCTTCAGGGGCAGCCAGAGCTGCTATCGGCGCCCTGGCATGGCGTCGTCACCGGCGTCAACGTCCGTCTCGGCGATACCGTCGCCCCAGGCGCGTCGATTCTTACCATCGCGGATCTCAGCCGCTATCAGGTAGAGACCACCGATGTTGACGAGTACCTGATCGGGCACATCTATCCCGGCCAGACCGTCACCATGTCGGTCGAGGCGCTCGATCAGGCGCAGATCGACGGAGTCGTGAAAACGGTATCGCTGCAGCAACAGCAATCTGCCAGCGGCGCCAACTACCCGATCGTCATCGACCTGGGCCATCAGCGGCCCGATCTGCGGCCGGGCATGACCGTGCGTATCACATTCCTCGAGCCGCCGAGTTAAGACGGGGCCGGCTCCATCAGCTCGGATGCAGCCAGGAGCTCGCCGAAGCCTGGAG
This region of Chloroflexota bacterium genomic DNA includes:
- a CDS encoding ABC transporter ATP-binding protein; amino-acid sequence: MMALEQVSRKYVVGDSDVWALRDATLRIEKGDFVTVMGPSGSGKSTLLQIIGLLDRPTSGHVSFEGEVVDQLDDERRARLRLLAIGFVFQRFHLLANMTALENVALPIEAAGVPADARYDRAAALLDEVGLTDRAYFFPSQLSGGQRQRVAVARALANDPQLILADEPTGELHSEDKATIVRLFVRLHESGRTIVVVTHDREVAGAAHRHIEIRDGRLREEPP
- a CDS encoding efflux RND transporter periplasmic adaptor subunit, with translation MTERRGPASPSHRVDTEAAPSVNGARPGRALPPRPGRTGVSQATRMRAAILGMVLVVALAGTVWLVMAPGSAPPAAPTPAAQALTAHGLVQPIARATIGSINGGVVEQLPVAVGQTVEDKQLVARLNLQGQPELLSAPWHGVVTGVNVRLGDTVAPGASILTIADLSRYQVETTDVDEYLIGHIYPGQTVTMSVEALDQAQIDGVVKTVSLQQQQSASGANYPIVIDLGHQRPDLRPGMTVRITFLEPPS